A genomic window from Pseudoalteromonas piratica includes:
- a CDS encoding RidA family protein — protein MTKSIISTDKAPAAIGTYSQAVKVGTTVYLSGQIPLVPETMQMVSDDFTEQTHQVFKNLVSVCQAAGGEIQNMVKVNIFLTDLSNFATVNEVMSQYFNEPYPARAAIGVAQLPKDSQIEIDGILELPSTN, from the coding sequence ATGACAAAATCAATTATTAGTACTGACAAAGCACCAGCAGCAATTGGCACTTATAGCCAAGCTGTAAAAGTAGGCACAACAGTTTATCTTTCAGGCCAAATTCCACTGGTACCAGAAACCATGCAAATGGTATCTGATGACTTCACAGAGCAGACACATCAAGTATTCAAAAACCTTGTGTCGGTTTGCCAAGCAGCTGGCGGTGAAATTCAAAACATGGTTAAGGTTAATATTTTCTTAACTGACCTTTCTAACTTCGCTACGGTAAACGAAGTAATGAGTCAGTACTTTAACGAACCTTACCCAGCACGTGCAGCAATCGGCGTTGCGCAGCTGCCGAAAGACTCACAAATTGAAATTGATGGTATCTTAGAGTTACCTTCAACTAATTAA